A segment of the Alphaproteobacteria bacterium genome:
TGGGTGTGGCGGAGAAAGACCTGCGCATGTTCGCCACGGGGGCGGCGGCGCTCATCGAGCGCGGCAACACAGCCGCGGTGCGCGCGCGCATCGCCGAGCTTGTCGTCGAGGACGAAGGCTTCGGCGACCCCGGCCTCGACGACGAAGCACTCGTGATGATTCGCGATCAATTCAGGCGCTTCGGCGAAACGAAAGTGGCTCCCGTCGCCCATCGCTGGCATGTCGATGACCGGCTCATTCCCATCGAGATCGTCGCCGAGTTGGCTGCCCTCGGCGTATTCGGCCTCACCGTTCCCGAAGCTCATGGCGGACTTGGCCTCGGCAAGGTTGCGATGTGCGTCGTCACGGAGGAATTGAGCCGTGCTTATCTCGGCGTTGGCTCCCTCGGCACGCGCTCGGAGATCGCGGCGGAACTGATTCGCCTTAGCGGCACGGACGCGCAGAAAAAGATTTGGCTGCCGAAGATCGCGAGTGGGGAGATCCTGCCGACCGCCGTATTCACCGAGCCCAACACCGGCTCGGACCTCGGCGCGCTTCGCACCCGTGCGGTGCGCGAGGGCGGCGTCTACCGCGTCACGGGCAACAAGACCTGGATCACGCACGCCGCGCGCGCGGACCTCATGACGCTTCTCGTTCGCACCGATTCCAAGGACGCCGGCTACAAGGGCTTGTCGATGTTCCTCGCGCAAAAGCCGCGGGGGACCGACGAGAACCCGTTTCCCATCGCCGGCCTCACGGGAAGCGAGATTCGCGTGCTCGGTTATCGTGGCATGAAGGAGTACGAGCTTGCCTTCGACGGCTTCGAGGTCAAAGCGGAGGGCCTTCTTGGCGGGGTCGAGGGCCAAGGCTTCAAGCAACTGATGGCGACCTTCGAAAGTGCGCGCATTCAGACGGCGGCACGTGCCGTCGGTGTCGCACAGAACGCCCTTGAAATCGGACTTCGGTATGCGCTCGACCGTGTCCAGTTCGGCAAGCGCATCGTGGCCTTTCCGCGCGTGGCGGGCAAACTTGCATGGATGAGCGTCGAAACCATGATCGCGCGCCAGCTCACCTACTTTGCGGCGCGCGAGAAGGACAGCGGGCGGCGCTGCGACGTGCCCGCGGGGATGGCCAAGTTGCTCGGCGCCCGGGTTGCCTGGGCGAACGCGGACAACGCGCTGCAAATTCATGGTGGCAACGGCTATGCCGAGGAATACGAGATCAGCCGCGTCCTGTGCGACGCGCGCATCCTCAACATTTTCGAGGGTGCGGCCGAGATTCAGGCAGGCGTGATCGCACGCGGATTGCTTTCCGGGCGAAACTGAAACGCCGAAGCGCGAACATGCACTTCATTCGTGGAACAAAGACCGGATTCCTCTTCGCCCTCGCCATCCTTGCAGCGCTGGCGTGCGTCTCGCCGGTCGAGGCGCAGGAGGTTTGCGGTGTGGGTCTCGAGGCCGAGGGACCGCAGGACGAGGCCCTTCGGCAGTTCGCGCTGGCGCATCGGATCGGGCACCCCGATGCCTTCATCGCGATCGTCGACACAATCTATCGCACGGGGCGGCTCCCGGATTGCTACCTCACGAAACGCGTGGCGGCGTCGGATGGCTGGCGCGAGGG
Coding sequences within it:
- a CDS encoding acyl-CoA dehydrogenase family protein; translation: MSRAVSRPKSESSTVTQLADLFALCGEALDAAESYLGHARLAVADRVARDGALDPSLLDREQFAVHGYAWSATYVAALREMLAWARRLEERGTFGELERLVLQSAFGEYLAQLHGGIALSQVEIVRPADMGVAEKDLRMFATGAAALIERGNTAAVRARIAELVVEDEGFGDPGLDDEALVMIRDQFRRFGETKVAPVAHRWHVDDRLIPIEIVAELAALGVFGLTVPEAHGGLGLGKVAMCVVTEELSRAYLGVGSLGTRSEIAAELIRLSGTDAQKKIWLPKIASGEILPTAVFTEPNTGSDLGALRTRAVREGGVYRVTGNKTWITHAARADLMTLLVRTDSKDAGYKGLSMFLAQKPRGTDENPFPIAGLTGSEIRVLGYRGMKEYELAFDGFEVKAEGLLGGVEGQGFKQLMATFESARIQTAARAVGVAQNALEIGLRYALDRVQFGKRIVAFPRVAGKLAWMSVETMIARQLTYFAAREKDSGRRCDVPAGMAKLLGARVAWANADNALQIHGGNGYAEEYEISRVLCDARILNIFEGAAEIQAGVIARGLLSGRN
- a CDS encoding ribonuclease domain-containing protein — its product is MHFIRGTKTGFLFALAILAALACVSPVEAQEVCGVGLEAEGPQDEALRQFALAHRIGHPDAFIAIVDTIYRTGRLPDCYLTKRVAASDGWREGDDLWAAAPGDAIGGDRFGNREGRLPPEYNGRYREADLDYAGGHRGAHRLVFVEGSRGDWLVWVTTDHYRHVYKVPSPH